A stretch of the Opisthocomus hoazin isolate bOpiHoa1 chromosome 2, bOpiHoa1.hap1, whole genome shotgun sequence genome encodes the following:
- the LOC104336017 gene encoding taste receptor type 2 member 9, with the protein MQACYSQHLFNATSYDAIATAIITLQAFAGMWINAFIVSVLCIAWVKKKSFNSNEKILLFLGCVRFWYLCITGLYFVLSTFYARCFYVYPIPQIFVTIQSFLNSSNLWVSACLCVFYCIKIANFRHRFFIYLKVKIDRIVPRLLEGFVLLSLVFCIFVYDITAKAYNDNFNSTSLGNFWRQDIRIDKYFFPVFFLTGFVYAVAFTAVISSALLLLFSLWRHQRKMQTNSVKNLSTDAHIKAMKSILSFFLIYSINFTCLVLSLIYVLKQENPVMFFVSLFQYAFPAVHSLILIFSNPKLEKTLLRSLSRLKGKVCMR; encoded by the coding sequence ATGCAAGCCTGTTACTCCCAACATCTATTTAATGCCACTTCATACGACGCCATAGCTACGGCCATCATCACACTTCAGGCATTTGCTGGCATGTGGATAAACGCTTTCattgtttctgtgctttgtattgcttgggtcaaaaagaaaagctttaactCCAACGAGAAGATCTTGCTGTTTCTGGGCTGCGTCAGGTTCTGGTATTTGTGCATCACAGGGCTATATTTTGTTCTTTCAACATTTTATGCTCGCTGCTTTTATGTTTACCCCATACCACAAATATTTGTAACTATTCAAAGCTTTTTAAATTCCTCAAACTTGTGGGTTtctgcctgtctctgtgtcttttATTGTATAAAAATTGCAAATTTCAGGCACCGCTTCTTCATCTACCTGAAAGTGAAAATTGACAGGATCGTGCCACGGCTGTTGGAGGGGTTCGTGCTTTTATCCCTGGTCTTCTGCATATTTGTCTACGACATAACTGCTAAAGCGTATAATGACAACTTCAATTCCACCAGCCTGGGAAATTTCTGGAGACAGGATATCAgaatagataaatattttttccctgttttttttctcactggCTTTGTTTATGCCGTTGCATTCACGGCAGTAATCTCTTctgcccttctcctcctcttttctctctgGAGACACCAGCGCAAGATGCAGACAAACTCAGTGAAGAATCTCAGCACCGATGCCCATATCAAAGCCATGAAATCTATTCTGTCGTTCTTCCTCATTTACAGCATTAACTTTACATGTTTGGTCTTGTCACTGATTTATGTCTTGAAGCAGGAAAATCCTGTGatgttttttgtttcactttttcagTATGCTTTTCCGGCTGTTCATTCCCTTATTCTGATTTTCAGCAATCCCAAACTGGAAAAGACCCTCCTAAGGTCTCTGTCCCGTCTGAAGGGCAAGGTTTGCATGAGGTAG
- the ANKRD66 gene encoding ankyrin repeat domain-containing protein 66, translating into MTELHEAVALGDYDLVDEILRTGRCDPNHKDADWHDRTPLHWAAAKGQSELVKLLVGHGARHCLRSDVGWTPAHFAAESGRLGVLRTLHSLHAAMDAADLFGDTPKRLAEIYGHQDCTKFLEKAEVESRNYRRTAAMKGIPLDQRDEDWELKKELLERNPPYSRENYTSSAQKKNKKKRRKQ; encoded by the exons ATGACAGAGCTCCACGAAGCCGTGGCTTTGGGGGACTACGACCTGGTGGATGAGATTTTGAGGACAGGGCGCTGCGACCCAAATCACAAGGATGCCGACTGGCACGACAGGACCCCGCTGCACTGGGCTGCTGCAAAGG GGCAATCGGAGCTGGTCAAGCTCCTTGTGGGTCACGGTGCCCGGCATTGCCTGCGGAGCGACGTGGGCTGGACTCCGGCTCACTTCGCTGCCGAGTcggggaggctgggggtgctcCGCACCCTGCATTCCCTGCACGCTGCCATGGACGCGGCCGACCTCTTCGGTGACACTCCCAAGAGGCTCGCGGAGATCTACGGTCACCAAGACTGCACCAAGTTCTTAGAAAA AGCAGAGGTGGAGAGCAGAAACTATCGCAGGACAGCCGCAATGAAAGGAATCCCCTTAGACCAGAGAGATGAAGACTGGGAACTCAAGAAAGAATTGCTTGAGAGAAATCCACCGTATTCTCGGGAGAACTACACATCCTctgctcagaagaaaaataaaaaaaaaaggaggaagcagtag